One window of the Archangium primigenium genome contains the following:
- a CDS encoding sensor histidine kinase codes for MDEQHLTPTDSPGAFPGTPTQAPTRRHLEPLYDISKRLTCFESVARTFPEVMALAAQVVPLRTVLLLEGVDEGGQPSEARPHVTVWRRGRMSAQQLRLALQQATETYAYLLGQKVVEVRGEAVADVRGRRAPTPAPTPPPLITLPLAIKGRVFGTLQLEMTGGVAEEELAFIAAVAHQLAGALDRHHALRREVHLRERAETLERAHREFLAREREARLESEAAHRRQTLLAEAGAVLSTSLDPQASLGALARLLVPAWADCCAIELFEEDPRNAQRVLPRRIATVAAAPQDAMPGQDAFVTHVLRSHPWVASTGGLDHPPRGHALVERMDAPGFPSNLRLLIRVRECTLGAVSLVSARPGRYGPAELALFEALAQRIAMAVDLARLYQQAEEASRWREEMLATVSHDIKTSLLAVRLNTEMAQAGARPEDNPRQQKYLERILQAEESMRGLIENILDRARMQGVPVPLTPQPQRVEELLHETCDSLRPLAQHKEQRLRVEPSSGLPLVSVDRERIHQVLANLVGNALKYTPSGGRITLRATPEPGQVRITVEDTGPGISPEDLPHVFGRFWRAHRATAQGTGLGLSIAKGIVEAHGGTIGVESRYGEGSTFFFTLPRAPA; via the coding sequence ATGGACGAGCAGCACCTGACACCGACGGACTCGCCAGGCGCCTTCCCGGGCACGCCGACGCAGGCGCCCACCCGGCGCCACCTGGAGCCCCTGTACGACATCAGCAAGCGGCTCACCTGCTTCGAGAGCGTGGCGCGGACCTTTCCCGAGGTGATGGCGCTCGCCGCCCAGGTGGTCCCCCTGCGCACGGTGCTGCTGCTGGAGGGCGTGGACGAGGGCGGCCAGCCAAGCGAGGCGCGGCCTCACGTGACGGTCTGGCGGCGAGGGCGCATGTCCGCGCAGCAGCTCCGCCTGGCCCTCCAACAGGCGACCGAGACCTATGCCTACCTCCTCGGCCAGAAGGTCGTGGAGGTGCGGGGCGAGGCCGTGGCCGACGTCCGGGGACGACGCGCCCCGACGCCCGCGCCGACGCCCCCGCCCCTCATCACCCTGCCGCTGGCCATCAAGGGGCGCGTGTTCGGCACGCTCCAGTTGGAGATGACCGGCGGCGTGGCCGAGGAGGAGTTGGCCTTCATCGCCGCGGTGGCCCACCAGCTCGCGGGAGCGCTGGACCGGCACCATGCGCTGCGGCGCGAGGTGCACCTGCGCGAGCGCGCCGAGACGCTCGAGCGGGCCCACCGCGAGTTCCTGGCCCGCGAGCGCGAGGCGCGTCTGGAGAGCGAGGCGGCCCACCGGCGGCAGACGCTCCTGGCCGAGGCGGGCGCCGTGCTCTCCACCTCCCTGGACCCCCAGGCCTCGCTCGGCGCGCTCGCGCGCCTGCTGGTGCCCGCGTGGGCCGACTGCTGCGCCATCGAGCTCTTCGAGGAGGATCCCCGGAACGCCCAGCGGGTGCTTCCCCGCCGCATCGCCACGGTGGCCGCCGCGCCCCAGGACGCGATGCCCGGACAGGACGCCTTCGTCACCCACGTGCTGCGAAGCCACCCCTGGGTGGCGTCCACGGGGGGCCTCGATCACCCGCCCCGGGGCCACGCCCTGGTGGAGCGGATGGATGCCCCCGGCTTTCCCTCCAACCTCCGCCTGCTCATCCGCGTGCGGGAGTGCACCCTCGGGGCGGTGAGCCTCGTCTCCGCCCGGCCCGGGCGCTACGGCCCCGCCGAGCTCGCCCTCTTCGAGGCCCTCGCGCAGCGCATCGCGATGGCGGTGGACCTGGCGCGGCTCTACCAGCAGGCGGAGGAGGCGTCGCGCTGGCGCGAGGAGATGCTGGCCACCGTGTCCCACGACATCAAGACGTCCCTGCTCGCGGTGCGGCTCAACACCGAGATGGCCCAGGCGGGCGCGCGCCCCGAGGACAACCCCCGGCAGCAGAAGTACCTGGAGCGCATCCTCCAGGCGGAGGAGAGCATGCGCGGCCTCATCGAGAACATCCTGGATCGCGCGCGCATGCAGGGCGTGCCCGTGCCGCTCACCCCCCAGCCGCAGCGGGTGGAGGAGCTCCTGCACGAGACGTGTGACAGCCTGCGGCCGCTCGCCCAGCACAAGGAGCAGCGCCTGAGGGTGGAGCCATCCTCGGGGCTGCCGCTGGTGAGCGTCGACCGGGAGCGCATCCACCAGGTGCTCGCCAACCTGGTGGGCAATGCCTTGAAGTACACCCCTTCGGGAGGCCGCATCACCCTACGGGCCACCCCGGAGCCGGGGCAGGTGCGCATCACCGTGGAGGACACGGGCCCGGGCATCTCCCCGGAGGACCTCCCGCACGTCTTCGGGCGCTTCTGGCGGGCCCACCGCGCCACCGCGCAGGGCACGGGCCTGGGGCTGAGCATCGCCAAGGGCATCGTGGAGGCCCATGGCGGCACCATCGGCGTGGAGTCCCGGTACGGGGAAGGCAGCACCTTCTTCTTCACCCTGCCCCGGGCGCCCGCCTGA
- a CDS encoding ATPase domain-containing protein — METGVPNLDAIFHGGLPKGVVTVLAGPPGSGKTILTQQICFHHAARGGRVLYFNTLSESTAKTLLYLRPFSFFDPELIQERIRFIDLGVILRTKGLELTSNLLMDHIKQFKPSLVVIDSFKVFDDLAQSAEDLRKFTYEITVRLMAWECTCLLLGEYNPEHFEHPAYSAIDGIITVRQRELSGEHQRMLRVVKLRGTSHSREEHPFVITQAGVEVYAPSIRLQRKNHGLGQAPTQRMKTGVSKLDELMGEGIPLGSSLIVSGVPGSGKTILGLEFLYRGARDLGEKGVFLSFEETEERLLATARGLGWELDREIERGLVRLLFIPQPDILVDRDIQELQHQVETFGARRVVLDSMSVFLHKVEDRRLVRDKVFWLSNVIQNQRAVGLFTNDVPEGTRQLTRFGVEETVVDGLIFLSWEAEGMERQRYLEVNKLRNTGHATGRHSMTIGRGGITLYPRVDEQRRLDTRATSTLERMSSGVPRLDELLGGGFITDSVTLLSGSPGTGKSILCMQFVLEAARRQERALYITLEEHPAQLIQGARSLGLPLQEALDAGWVEFLYLPREHMHAARFLSLVEETIRRGRPTRLVLDSASDIEVLGFISDELRRLLHSLVLRLRGLGVTSLFTLEARSLFVSDIISERGLSPLADNILMLRYAQQEGVLVPVLTVVKTRGSAHDRASHCLSIGEGGVTLTGRFEEESLLSSTKRKHRRTFPWRRSK; from the coding sequence TTGGAAACGGGCGTCCCCAACCTGGATGCCATCTTCCATGGGGGTCTGCCCAAGGGCGTGGTGACCGTGCTGGCGGGGCCTCCCGGCTCGGGCAAGACCATCCTCACCCAGCAGATCTGCTTCCATCACGCGGCGCGGGGCGGGCGGGTCCTCTATTTCAACACCCTCTCCGAGTCGACGGCCAAGACGCTGCTGTATCTGCGCCCCTTCTCGTTCTTCGATCCGGAGTTGATCCAGGAGCGCATCCGCTTCATCGACCTGGGCGTGATCCTGCGCACCAAGGGGCTCGAGCTGACGAGCAACCTGCTCATGGATCACATCAAGCAGTTCAAGCCCAGCCTGGTGGTCATCGACAGCTTCAAGGTCTTCGATGACCTGGCCCAGTCGGCCGAGGATCTGCGCAAGTTCACCTACGAGATCACCGTCCGGCTGATGGCCTGGGAGTGCACCTGTCTGCTGCTCGGCGAATACAACCCCGAGCACTTCGAGCACCCGGCCTACTCCGCCATCGACGGCATCATCACCGTGCGGCAGCGCGAGCTGTCCGGCGAGCATCAGCGGATGCTGCGGGTCGTCAAGCTGCGCGGCACCTCGCACAGCCGCGAGGAGCACCCCTTCGTCATCACCCAGGCGGGTGTCGAGGTGTACGCGCCGAGCATCCGGCTGCAGCGCAAGAACCACGGCCTGGGACAGGCCCCCACCCAGCGGATGAAGACGGGCGTCTCCAAGCTCGATGAGCTGATGGGCGAGGGCATCCCGCTCGGCTCCAGCCTCATCGTCTCGGGCGTGCCGGGGTCGGGCAAGACGATCCTCGGACTGGAGTTCCTCTACCGGGGCGCGCGGGACCTCGGCGAGAAGGGCGTGTTCCTCTCGTTCGAGGAGACCGAGGAGCGCCTGCTCGCCACGGCGCGGGGACTCGGCTGGGAGTTGGACCGGGAGATCGAGCGGGGACTCGTACGGCTCCTCTTCATCCCCCAGCCAGACATCCTGGTGGACCGGGACATCCAAGAGTTGCAGCACCAGGTCGAGACGTTCGGGGCCCGGCGCGTGGTGCTCGACTCGATGTCCGTCTTCCTCCACAAGGTGGAGGATCGGCGCCTCGTCCGGGACAAGGTGTTCTGGCTGTCCAACGTCATCCAGAACCAGCGCGCGGTGGGCCTGTTCACCAACGACGTCCCGGAGGGCACGCGTCAGCTCACGCGCTTTGGGGTGGAAGAGACGGTGGTGGACGGGCTCATCTTCCTGTCGTGGGAGGCGGAGGGCATGGAGCGGCAGCGCTACCTGGAGGTGAACAAGCTGCGCAACACGGGTCATGCCACGGGGCGCCACTCGATGACCATTGGTCGCGGGGGCATCACCCTCTATCCGCGCGTCGACGAGCAGCGCAGGCTGGACACGCGCGCCACGTCCACGCTCGAGCGCATGTCCTCGGGCGTGCCACGGCTCGACGAGCTGCTGGGCGGCGGGTTCATCACCGACAGCGTGACCCTGCTGTCCGGCAGCCCCGGCACGGGCAAGAGCATCCTCTGCATGCAGTTCGTGCTGGAGGCGGCGCGCCGCCAGGAGCGCGCCCTGTACATCACGCTCGAGGAGCATCCCGCCCAGCTCATCCAGGGCGCCCGGTCCCTGGGGCTGCCCTTGCAGGAGGCCCTGGACGCGGGCTGGGTGGAGTTCCTCTACCTGCCCCGCGAGCACATGCACGCGGCGCGCTTCCTGAGCCTGGTGGAGGAGACCATCCGCCGCGGCAGGCCCACGCGCCTGGTGCTCGACAGCGCCAGCGACATCGAGGTGCTCGGGTTCATCTCCGATGAGCTGCGGCGGCTGCTCCACAGCCTCGTGCTGCGCCTGCGCGGCCTGGGGGTGACCAGCCTCTTCACGCTCGAGGCCCGCTCGCTCTTCGTCTCCGACATCATCAGCGAGCGGGGACTGTCGCCGCTCGCCGACAACATCCTCATGCTCCGCTACGCCCAGCAGGAAGGCGTGCTCGTGCCCGTGCTCACCGTGGTGAAGACGCGCGGCAGCGCGCATGATCGGGCCAGCCACTGCCTCTCCATTGGCGAGGGCGGCGTGACGCTGACTGGCAGGTTCGAGGAGGAATCCCTACTTTCCAGCACGAAGCGGAAACACCGGCGGACCTTCCCCTGGAGGCGCTCCAAGTAG
- a CDS encoding sigma-54-dependent transcriptional regulator: protein MSPAARILVVDDDPHARDLLKRLLGMLGEVTQASDPKMAATRLSEEGPFDLVFTDMMMPHAGDGLTVLNEVRAHLPDTPVIVVTAFGNIEGALDSIQQGAFDYLSKPFDVDAIVRVARRALEQKRLVEENRSLRKQVERGAMVGRSPALLEVYKQVARAAATAVPVLITGETGTGKEMVARALHRRSPRSQGPFIPVDCGAISESLMESELFGHARGSFTGATGARRGLFEEAHGGTLFLDEIGDVGPKVQAQLLRALQEGEIRRVGESAPVKVDVRVVAATNKDLKARVTEGLFREDLLYRLDVVHLHLPPLRERREDIPALVDHFAALQARGGVAPVVAREAMARLTAYDWPGNVRQLENVVARALALNVTGVLGPPDFPEPIGDAPRKLSGLAGDMPSLAELSRRYAAHVLQHVGGNKSEAARLLDVDRKTLYKLLEGQVPES from the coding sequence ATGAGTCCCGCCGCCCGCATCCTCGTCGTCGACGATGACCCTCACGCGAGGGATCTGCTCAAGCGCCTGCTCGGCATGCTCGGGGAGGTGACACAGGCGTCGGATCCGAAGATGGCCGCCACGCGCCTGAGCGAGGAGGGCCCCTTCGACCTGGTGTTCACGGACATGATGATGCCCCACGCGGGTGACGGGCTCACCGTGCTCAACGAGGTGCGCGCGCACCTGCCGGACACGCCCGTCATCGTGGTGACGGCGTTCGGCAACATCGAGGGCGCGCTGGACAGCATCCAGCAGGGCGCCTTCGACTACCTGTCCAAGCCCTTCGACGTGGACGCCATCGTGCGGGTGGCGCGGCGGGCGCTGGAGCAGAAGCGGCTGGTGGAGGAGAACCGCTCCCTGCGCAAGCAGGTGGAGCGCGGCGCCATGGTGGGCCGCAGCCCGGCGCTGCTGGAGGTGTACAAGCAGGTGGCGCGCGCGGCGGCCACGGCGGTGCCGGTGCTCATCACCGGCGAGACGGGCACGGGCAAGGAGATGGTGGCGCGGGCGCTGCACCGGCGCTCGCCCCGCTCCCAGGGCCCCTTCATCCCGGTGGACTGTGGCGCCATCTCCGAGTCACTCATGGAGAGCGAGCTGTTCGGCCACGCGCGCGGCTCGTTCACCGGCGCCACCGGAGCGCGGCGGGGCCTGTTCGAGGAGGCCCATGGCGGCACGCTCTTCCTGGACGAGATCGGCGACGTGGGCCCCAAGGTGCAGGCGCAGCTGTTGCGCGCGCTGCAGGAGGGGGAGATCCGCCGGGTGGGCGAGAGCGCGCCGGTGAAGGTGGACGTGCGGGTGGTGGCCGCGACGAACAAGGACTTGAAGGCCCGGGTGACCGAGGGCCTGTTCCGCGAGGATCTGCTCTACCGCCTGGACGTGGTGCACCTGCACCTGCCGCCCCTGCGCGAGCGGCGCGAGGACATTCCCGCCCTGGTGGATCACTTCGCCGCGCTGCAGGCCCGTGGCGGGGTGGCGCCGGTGGTGGCGCGCGAGGCCATGGCGCGGCTGACGGCCTATGACTGGCCGGGCAACGTGCGGCAACTGGAGAACGTGGTGGCGCGCGCCCTGGCGCTCAACGTGACGGGCGTGCTCGGGCCGCCGGACTTCCCCGAGCCCATCGGCGACGCGCCCCGCAAGCTCAGTGGCCTCGCCGGGGACATGCCGAGCCTGGCCGAGCTGTCCCGGCGCTACGCGGCCCACGTGCTCCAGCACGTGGGGGGCAACAAGAGCGAGGCGGCGCGCCTGCTGGATGTGGATCGCAAGACGCTCTACAAGCTCCTGGAAGGGCAGGTCCCCGAGTCGTAG
- a CDS encoding secondary thiamine-phosphate synthase enzyme YjbQ, with protein sequence MYHAKQLTVATRGRGFYDITAEVQRAVAASGAAQGLCTVFLHHTSASLILCENADPDVRRDLEAFFARLVQDGDPLFRHDAEGPDDMPAHVRTVLTQNSLSVPIQDGAAHLGTWQGLYVWEHRTAPHQRRVTVSIVN encoded by the coding sequence ATGTACCACGCGAAGCAATTGACGGTGGCCACCCGGGGCCGGGGCTTCTACGACATCACCGCCGAGGTGCAGCGCGCCGTGGCCGCGAGCGGCGCGGCCCAGGGCCTGTGCACCGTCTTCCTGCACCACACCAGCGCCTCGCTCATCCTGTGCGAGAACGCGGACCCGGACGTGCGCCGGGACCTGGAGGCCTTCTTCGCGCGGCTGGTGCAGGACGGCGATCCGCTCTTCCGCCACGACGCCGAGGGCCCGGACGACATGCCCGCGCACGTACGCACGGTGCTCACGCAGAACTCCTTGAGTGTCCCGATCCAGGACGGCGCGGCCCACCTGGGCACCTGGCAGGGGCTCTATGTCTGGGAGCACCGCACCGCGCCGCATCAGCGCCGGGTGACCGTTTCCATCGTGAACTAA
- a CDS encoding alpha/beta hydrolase yields the protein MRRVSTKLGELDCQVVDALPEGTAPELAVVLCHGFGAPATDLVPLARELVESQPELSAKVRFVFPAAPLSLASLGMPSGRAWFHLPMEVLMGQKRDWPSFEKSVPEGLAQARRGLMSLLSALSAATKLPYGKIVLGGFSQGGMVTTDLALRLEEAPAGLCILSGTLICQDEWKQRAQKRKGLPVLQAHGKSDDVLPFAQAEKLRDLLQEAGLLVDFLPFNGPHTIDPDELRRLAEFLHIRLKKQP from the coding sequence ATGCGACGCGTGAGCACGAAGCTCGGAGAGTTGGACTGCCAGGTGGTGGACGCCCTGCCGGAGGGCACCGCGCCGGAGCTGGCGGTGGTGCTGTGCCATGGCTTCGGCGCGCCGGCGACGGACCTGGTCCCCCTGGCGCGTGAGCTGGTGGAGAGCCAGCCCGAGCTGAGCGCCAAGGTGCGCTTCGTGTTCCCCGCGGCGCCGCTGTCGCTCGCCTCCCTGGGCATGCCGTCCGGCCGGGCCTGGTTCCACCTGCCCATGGAGGTGCTCATGGGCCAGAAGCGCGACTGGCCCTCGTTCGAGAAGTCCGTGCCCGAGGGGCTCGCCCAGGCCCGGCGCGGGCTCATGAGCCTGCTCTCCGCCCTGTCCGCGGCCACGAAGCTGCCCTACGGGAAGATCGTCCTCGGCGGCTTCAGCCAGGGCGGCATGGTGACGACCGACCTGGCGCTGCGCCTGGAGGAGGCCCCCGCGGGCCTGTGCATCCTCTCCGGCACGCTCATCTGCCAGGACGAGTGGAAGCAGCGGGCCCAGAAGCGCAAGGGCCTGCCCGTGCTCCAGGCGCATGGCAAGTCCGACGACGTGCTGCCCTTCGCCCAGGCGGAGAAGCTGCGCGACCTGCTCCAGGAGGCCGGCCTCCTGGTGGACTTCCTGCCGTTCAACGGGCCCCACACCATCGATCCCGACGAGTTGCGGCGGCTGGCGGAGTTCCTCCATATCCGTCTGAAGAAGCAGCCCTGA
- a CDS encoding peptidylprolyl isomerase — translation MRTSFLKTGLLLLTLTACTEEKSTPPPATKTETPPVARQTPPPAPPPSLTPPAPLPPPEPPEPQAEHGASAAPRTRPPADKPGPWQKKALEGKDLYATMVTSQGNIVIKLFAKDAPITVANFVGLANGEQEWTDPRTGKLQQKTPLYKDVIFHRIIPGFMIQGGDILGTGTGTPGYGFEDEVRSGRSFDKPGLLAMANRGAGTQSNGSQFFITVSTPAHLNGRHTIFGEVVKGYDIVQAMAQVQTGPMDKPVKDVVLKKVTLSDTQPK, via the coding sequence ATGCGCACGTCCTTCTTGAAGACCGGACTCCTCCTGCTGACCCTGACGGCCTGCACCGAGGAGAAGAGCACGCCGCCCCCCGCCACGAAGACCGAGACGCCCCCCGTCGCGCGGCAGACGCCGCCGCCGGCGCCGCCCCCCAGCCTCACGCCGCCGGCCCCCCTGCCGCCGCCCGAGCCGCCCGAGCCCCAGGCCGAGCACGGCGCCAGCGCCGCGCCCCGCACGCGCCCGCCCGCGGACAAGCCCGGCCCCTGGCAGAAGAAGGCGCTGGAGGGCAAGGACCTCTACGCCACGATGGTGACGAGCCAGGGCAACATCGTGATCAAGCTCTTCGCCAAGGACGCCCCCATCACGGTGGCCAACTTCGTGGGCCTGGCCAACGGCGAGCAGGAGTGGACGGACCCGCGCACGGGCAAGCTCCAGCAGAAGACGCCGCTGTACAAGGACGTCATCTTCCACCGCATCATCCCCGGCTTCATGATCCAGGGCGGTGACATCCTGGGCACGGGCACGGGCACGCCGGGCTACGGCTTCGAGGACGAGGTGCGCAGCGGCCGCTCCTTCGACAAGCCGGGCCTGCTCGCCATGGCCAACCGGGGCGCGGGCACGCAGAGCAACGGCAGCCAGTTCTTCATCACCGTCTCCACGCCCGCCCACCTCAACGGCCGGCACACCATCTTCGGCGAGGTGGTGAAGGGCTATGACATCGTGCAGGCCATGGCCCAGGTGCAGACGGGGCCCATGGACAAGCCCGTCAAGGACGTGGTGCTCAAGAAGGTGACGCTCAGCGACACCCAGCCCAAGTAG
- a CDS encoding ATP-binding protein: MSARATIRGYRVAFLFAVLLMSAVAGFTLWTDVRTSHDVAARFQEALDRAGLIGRIRVDALSLESAIEAHIRATDDSERQAADEVMEDILADVREASEAYTRSLPRDDTLGVWLRFNQACNRLAEQVRAAALLSNRQEAERARHHLVAQVRPVADEIDGLAGQLTQENADESRMLLSHLASLRARNLGLGVVVTALALLVSLVVGLHITSVLGRQDATIQEQLKELDRRNQELDAFTQRVAHDLMGPLSPLKGYLTLLRRSGAVKDPQALELVGLSESSAKRMGELIEALLRFCRSGTRGEPTVGELDTAVTTLLLEVSQTAAAQGVALERDVSAGVRVACPSQLLQLVAQNLLSNAVKYTAGRPDARVSVRVASEGGQAVLEVVDNGVGMSAETQGKLFQPFFRAPETREIPGHGLGLATTRRLVEAHEGTLHLRSALGEGTRVTVRFPLVAEAPPTLRRAG, translated from the coding sequence GTGAGCGCCCGCGCGACCATCCGGGGCTACCGCGTGGCGTTCCTCTTCGCGGTGCTGCTGATGTCGGCCGTGGCGGGCTTCACGCTCTGGACGGACGTGCGCACGAGCCACGACGTGGCCGCGCGCTTCCAGGAGGCGCTGGACCGCGCGGGCCTCATCGGCCGCATCCGCGTGGACGCGCTCTCCCTGGAGTCCGCCATCGAGGCGCACATCCGCGCCACCGACGACTCCGAGCGCCAGGCCGCCGACGAGGTGATGGAGGACATCCTCGCGGACGTGCGCGAGGCCTCCGAGGCCTACACGCGCAGCCTGCCGCGGGACGACACGCTCGGGGTGTGGCTGCGCTTCAACCAGGCCTGCAACCGCCTGGCCGAGCAGGTGCGTGCCGCCGCGCTCCTGTCCAACCGCCAGGAGGCCGAGCGGGCCCGGCATCACCTGGTGGCCCAGGTGCGGCCGGTGGCGGACGAGATCGACGGGCTGGCCGGGCAGCTCACCCAGGAGAACGCGGACGAGTCGCGCATGCTGCTCAGCCACCTGGCGTCCCTGCGCGCGCGCAACCTGGGCCTGGGCGTGGTGGTGACCGCGCTGGCCCTGCTGGTGTCGCTCGTGGTGGGGCTGCACATCACCTCGGTGCTGGGCCGGCAGGACGCCACCATCCAGGAGCAATTGAAGGAGCTGGACCGGCGCAACCAGGAACTGGACGCCTTCACCCAGCGCGTGGCGCACGACCTGATGGGGCCCCTGTCGCCGCTCAAGGGCTACCTGACGCTCCTGCGCCGCTCGGGGGCGGTGAAGGACCCGCAGGCGCTGGAGCTGGTGGGCCTGTCCGAGTCGAGCGCCAAACGCATGGGCGAGCTCATCGAGGCGCTCTTGCGCTTCTGCCGCTCGGGCACGCGGGGCGAGCCCACGGTGGGCGAGCTGGACACGGCGGTGACGACGCTCCTGCTCGAGGTGAGCCAGACGGCCGCCGCGCAGGGCGTGGCGCTCGAGCGCGACGTGAGCGCCGGGGTGCGGGTGGCCTGTCCCTCGCAGCTCTTGCAGCTCGTGGCGCAGAACCTGTTGTCCAACGCGGTGAAGTACACGGCGGGCCGGCCGGACGCGCGGGTGAGCGTGCGCGTGGCGAGTGAGGGCGGCCAGGCGGTGCTGGAGGTGGTCGACAACGGCGTGGGCATGAGCGCGGAGACCCAGGGCAAGCTCTTCCAGCCCTTCTTCCGGGCGCCGGAGACGCGGGAGATCCCCGGCCACGGCCTGGGCCTGGCCACCACCCGGCGGCTGGTGGAGGCCCACGAGGGCACCCTGCACCTGCGCTCGGCGTTGGGCGAGGGCACGCGGGTGACGGTGCGCTTCCCGCTCGTGGCCGAGGCCCCGCCCACCCTGCGCCGGGCGGGCTAG